Proteins found in one Syntrophales bacterium genomic segment:
- the lpxA gene encoding acyl-ACP--UDP-N-acetylglucosamine O-acyltransferase — protein MKIHPTAIISPDATLAEGVEIGPYSLVGPDVHIGKNTRIASHVVIERQVDIGENNQISQFASIGGDPQDLKYQGEKTRVVIGNNNIIREYATINRATSDDIGVTIVGDSNMIMTYCHIAHNCKLGNNIVMANAANLAGHIHVDDYAIIGGLTGVHQFTRIGAHCIIGGASAVNKDIPPYVTASGNFTKLYGLNQIGLRRRGFSEETLAALKQAYQIVFRSSLLLAVALKRVEEELPALPEIRLFVDFIRKSERGICR, from the coding sequence ATGAAGATCCACCCAACCGCAATCATATCGCCCGATGCCACCCTTGCCGAAGGCGTCGAGATCGGCCCTTACAGCCTCGTCGGCCCCGATGTCCATATCGGCAAGAATACCCGCATCGCCTCCCACGTGGTGATCGAACGCCAGGTCGATATCGGGGAAAATAACCAGATATCCCAGTTTGCCTCGATCGGCGGCGATCCGCAGGACTTGAAATACCAGGGAGAAAAAACAAGGGTAGTGATCGGGAACAACAACATTATCAGAGAGTATGCAACCATCAACCGGGCCACGAGCGACGACATCGGAGTCACGATCGTCGGCGACAGCAACATGATTATGACGTACTGTCATATCGCCCACAACTGCAAGCTCGGCAACAATATCGTCATGGCCAATGCGGCAAATCTGGCCGGGCACATTCACGTTGACGACTACGCCATTATCGGCGGTCTTACCGGGGTGCACCAGTTTACCAGAATCGGCGCTCACTGTATCATCGGCGGCGCCTCTGCGGTAAACAAGGATATTCCCCCATATGTGACTGCCTCCGGCAATTTTACTAAGCTCTACGGCCTGAACCAGATCGGCCTCCGGCGGCGGGGATTTTCCGAGGAGACACTTGCCGCCTTGAAGCAGGCATACCAGATCGTTTTTCGCTCCTCGCTGCTGCTTGCGGTCGCCCTCAAAAGGGTCGAAGAGGAACTCCCCGCTCTTCCCGAGATAAGGCTCTTCGTTGATTTTATCCGAAAATCGGAAAGGGGAATCTGTCGCTGA